Genomic window (Daucus carota subsp. sativus chromosome 5, DH1 v3.0, whole genome shotgun sequence):
TCCCGCGTATAGTATGGCTGATTTCGTTGATGGCGTTAATTTTGCTTCCGCTGGTACTGGCTATGACACTGCTACGTCCGATGTTCTAGTAAGTCTGTCAATCCGTAACATCAATTTAATTCgacatattaataataatgaacGAACGTAAGGTCAGAGCGGATTTAAGAACAGGCATAAACACGTCCTTACAAAATCAAGGAGTACGGTAAACTGAAaacagaaaataaatattttgttcatGACAAAAATCGTGGATTGTCCGTACCTTGGTAAATTAGGTGCATTAAATTCTGCCACCTGAAGTTAACTTATAAGTACcacttattatttttgttttgcagTCCGTGATACCTTTTTTTAAAGAACTGGAGTACTACAAACAATATCAGAGCAAACTCAGGGCTTTTGTTGGTGATGCAAAAGCCACATATATCACAAGCGAAGCTCTGTATTTAATAAGCTTGGGAACAAATGACTTTCTCGAAAATTACTATATCCTCCCTACCAGAAGAAATCAATTCAGTGTTGACATGTACGAAGATTATCTGAGTGGACTTGCCGGGAAATTTGTGAGGGATCTGTATGCACTTGGAGCGAGAAAGATATCATTAGGCGGTCTTCCTCCAATGGGGTGTTTGCCGTTGGAGAGAACTACAAATTTTTTACAAGGGAATGGGGGGACGTGTAATGAGGAATATAACAGAGTGGCGTTGAACTTTAATGGCAAATTGGGTGCTCTGGTGAATAATCTGAATCAGGAGCTTCCTGGTATCAGAGTGGTCTTTTCGAATCCATATTTCACTTTGCAGAAAATTGTCCAGAATCCTTCTTCATATGGTAAAATTGCAGTTTCATTCCCTTTTCGAATTAAAACTTGATTTTCGAAGTTTAATCAGGAATAATTGACACTAATTTGGTGAGACATTTATATTATTGCAGGGTTTGAGGTAGCAGGAGTTGCATGTTGTTCGTCGGGATTGTTTGAGATGGGGTATTTGTGTAACCGACTGAATCCATTGACATGCGGCGACGCAGATAAATATGTCTTCTGGGATTCCTTTCATCCTTCTCAGAAAACCAATCAGATCGTCTCTAATTATGTTGTGCGAAATGTTCTGAATCAATTTTTGTGATTTGGATGATATATATGATCATAATCcataaaaacaagaaatacGATCGTATATATTACGATTCATCATAGTAGTAGAACGAGTTGTATTTATGTATATGCATGGTGAATTGGTGATTCTTGATTTCCTGTCAATATCTTCTTGTGTGATTAATATCTAAGTCCAGTTTCCAAATTGTAAATTCTGGTAATGATTCCAAGTACTCGGCTGTTTCggttaagtgggtgtttggtgaacacttataagtccagcttccaggattataagttataagcacttattcgtactgtttgtataataagtcaagaagcacttataaaaagctgtgaatgctagcttttgtctcaggacttctgcttatttctcaaacactttaatcacttataagtcttatcttgcttctaatttatactccacttatttattttaagcaataagcacttattttaaactcacacAAACAGCCCCTAACCTGCAAGTAAATTAGTTTCAACATTTTTATTATACTGGAGGGTTGTAGTTGGTCTCACAATTTCGAGCatgtttagttaaacgagcgGCTCGACTTGATCCAATTAAATAGAACGCATATAACTGCTGCAGTCAAGCAAAGACATCAGATTGTAGTCAAAGATTTTCATCCGACCTTCCAGAAAAACCAGGATCTTAGGCGATTCAAAAATGCCGAACTAGATGAACTATGATGTCGGACAATCCCCAATATGCCGATAAACATATGTATTAGGTCAAACGGCATTCGAAAATATTGCGCATTTGAAATTCAACAGTCTCACTCTCAACCATCAACAGCTATCTGAAAAACACAGAAGCAGAAAAGAATTCCAGAGAAGATAATAGACATAAATTAAAAGCAGCGCCTCCATTTCTGTTGGGAATTTACAACAATTTTAAGTGACCGCCACAttccaaaaaaatataatatataaagggAAATATCATTGCTCGTACCATGGTACGTGTATTTGTCACACTCAGACCACATAAATCATTAATTCATGTGTTTTACATATTGAAATCACATGCATGTTCATCGTTATATAATGGCCACATGTAACTCTTCCAGTATGGATTAGATCTTCTGGGGCTTTTTTGTCTATCCGCGAAGAGGACCATATCCACATTCGATTGGATACACAGATGAGGAAGTTATTCAATTCGGCTTGTATttaattaacttatttattttgtaaattcatcacaaaataatatgaattattTTGACATCCCTCTCTCGTAGTCGTAGGGGACAACTAacccaaaataatataaacacttacTCTCCTGTTTTGAAATATCAGTCACTTGATTTTTTAGCACATCCTCCTAAATTTTTTGACtgtttagttaaaataataaattattattttttaattttttttttctgaattataatatttatcatatatttttatttaaaaagtaataattttaattatgcggtcaaagtatataaaaatgtgtgttaaaaaatagaatatatcgaTCAAAACAGACACAATATTTCTACATTAAAAAAACCAGAcaatatttctgaaaaataaatttaaccaACAAGTCGTGAACTCGCAAAACGGGCTTCCGGCTTCCAGCTGTAGGAAAGACAAAAAACAAATTCCAAGAAGCAGCAAAAGACATGCAGTTATTTGTTTGTTCGCAAAATCGCAATAGACCCCAACTTGTCAATGCCCCCATCATCTTCATATTTCTCTCATGCTAACCCCCTCCAAACATCTCCCATGATTTCCGTGATGCTTACGGGCTGCGCTAGAGTAACGTTACGATCCATTAGAGTTTTAGACGCTATTTCTAAACCCATCGTTCAGTCACAAGATTATCGTACACACGATCTTGAACTTTTCCTagggagaaaaatatataaaactgtatttttctgaaataaaatattttttttactaaataacaaataaaaaacacaTTGCTAACATTTATatctgaaaaaaattataaatatatttatattttttagaaaatgaaaattaaaatatacccAATAGACattctattttttaaataaaaaacatgtTTTCACATAAACTGACCCACAAAATATCCATTTAAAAGCTGTGATCATGACAAGTGCACTGAAATCTCAAGTGTTCGATTAAAAAATGgagaaaaaagtttaaaatcatATCATTCCGAAGTTCTTTTTGTCTATAATATATGTCCGCCACCAGATATTATTGAAACAAGAGGTCGGTTTTAACACTGGACCCATAGAGTCCTTGGACGCACCCTGTGAAACTCCACCATATAAATAACCTCCACAGCCTATTGTAATCTTAAGtttcataaaaatcaatattGTTTTAGCTGTGAGCATGGAGAACAGAGGAGAAAATAAGACCACGGGAGTGGAGAAGATGTTGATAAAATGTTGCAGAAAGACGAAGAAAATGATCATGAAGATAACATCGCATTCTGATGGCAACAAGGTGGCCTCCATTGATCAGCCTAGCCTTTCTGCTCCGGCTTGTTCAACTGACCCTTCTATCGTTCACTGCGACGAGCTCTTTGTTTCGGGGAAGAAGGGTACTAAGGCAATGGATGCTGATTCTTTCATGGCTTACCAGATTCAGGCACAAACTCACTTCTCCATGAGGCCTAACATCTATCTCTGATGCAAGAATAACAAGTGCCCATGTAATTTCAGCTTTAGGTAtgtatgaagatataaactagTACTCGCTTGCTTTCGACAGAGTTTGAGTAAGATTGTAAGAAAAGCTTGTGTAACAGTTGTTGATGACTTGCATGTAATTGTGGCTGATTGTGATTTCGAGTTTCTCATGTATGAGGCACTTGTAACTTTGAGAAATAAAGACAGTACTGATATGAATAATGAATGATCTCTGTAACTTGCTTCTGTTGTTCAGCAATAGCATTTGGCCTGTCTCCTTATTGTCATGTtaagtgtttttattgtttcacTCTTGGTAATGCCATTTCCGGCTTGGTAAACATAGTAGGATCTCCCAGAAGCTCAGCAACAGCCATGCATGTTGGATTCAGTTACAAATACATTAACTAATCATTTActtgtattaattttttgagaaacaaacaaaaatacaaTTATGATTTTTCTATTGTGAGCGCACGgacacacactaacaactaaTTTTTGATTATGTGGAACATTATTATTAGCTTAAATTTCATGCATGCACAAAAATTTTCGCCAATAAAAATCTGCTACCTAAATAAAAAGTAGCCGTTAACGTGTGTCCATGGCCACACACCAAAAAATCCGGCACAAAATAAATGATAAGCAGATTCAAGTGGCAGGTGACAGGTGATGGATGAGAAGCAGAAGTTGCAACAGACTGGATCAGAAGTGGGTAGTGATGCATCATGCATGTCTGCAGGCTGTAAATTCTAGCATATCCAAACACCACATACATTACCAATTTCCAACAACATTATGTAGATAGATGTTGTGGCCTGTGGGACACTTTTTAGAATTTCAAAACGGCTTTGCTTGGATAAGTAGACAGAACACTTCATTTCATGCAACTGTATAATTTTCATCACATTTTCTTCATTTCTGCCTGAACAGTGAACAGTGAAACTTGTCTGAAATTTATGACTACAGAGAATTTTTTATAACTATGTATTTGAATGCAATTATGTAATGGAAGAAGCTCAACTatagaaaaacaaagaaaaaggatTAACAGACAGACTACAGAggaacccaaaaaaaaaaaaggaacaaAGAAACAGGTCCGGGACAAATTTCTTGAAACTCTAGAAAGGTGCTTGTATTTCTTCCTGATTCCATGAgtaataataatcaaaattttatacaagttcATAATATTCTAACAATGTCTCTAGTGAAAATTTACATCTTTTACTTCAAGTGATGACTGGGCTTGGTTGTGTGATGGGTGCATTCTTTGGTAGCGCTTGTGTTGTTTTACTTGCACTTTCTTCAGTTGTTTTAACTGCACTTTCTATCGATTTGGATCTTGTCAATGGCCTTCTCAACAGTCTGAGAGGCCACCTTCTAGGTTTGATCTGTCCCTGCAGCTTCATCTGCTCCTTTCTAAACTTTCTATTTGCATACCATCTTCCCCCTCGCCAGCCCAAGCCATACCTGCAATGGTTGAGcaatgagaaaaagaaatacTGACAAAATGAAACAGCATAATATTTGTTTCGAGAAAGTTGTGCTTTGCACTGTAATCAAGTGTCTACTTGCCCTTTGTCAGTGTTCAGTGACAGACTCACAGATTCAGTCCCTGTAACTTTTGCCCTGTGCAGTACCGCTTTTTTGGCCCATATATAGCTATTCTGAAGTTGCAATATGACAATTTAAAGGGcaaatgaattaattaaaacataACATACATTAGACCTATTTCAGAAAAATGGACTTGAAGTACAATTGCCTCTTTTAGTATGCGACTATGTGCTAAGTGAGGTTCACCCTGTCAAAAGTCTCAATGGAAAAAGCATTGTGTTTTATACCCTTTGAAAACATTGTAAGCAGTTCTGTTTTATCATGTAAACATTTTTGTTCCATCATACTATCATCAAATGGCACAAGCATCTATCTGATCAGAAAAGTCACAAATCAGAATTGGAGCCACTAGACATCTAATTCAACCACAAGAAGTTATACAAGTAACACTGTGCCAGAACCCCTACTTGAAGCCAATTGTGAAAAGGCATAACCAAGGATATCAGCTTTTACTTATTTCTTATGGTCCTTCTTTCATTGTTGTTCTATGACACATCATAGTGAATCTTCTTTGTTTTCTTCTAGAACTGCATGTagcttataaaaaaaacacttcAGTACTTCACATGCACATGAATGCCATGATACAAATAACCTACGCCAGTTGATTAATCAGATTATCAAAAATCATCCATGTTTATGACCAAAGCATATAGCATTTGCTGCCACCAAAACTGTAGGCATACTTAAAAGCAACATAGCAGTGAAAGTAAGTACTTCAACTTCAATCTCAAACAAAAGagtaataaactaataatatatCACGCGGATAGTGCAATGTTAAACTCTGAGAAACATCCAAAAACAAGACGAAACGAATTTACATAGAaacatcaaatttcaaaaaagagGATGACCAGCAGAATATATCAACCGTATTGCTATAATACCAATACGAAAGATCTATAGAAATTGAGATTTTTCAGATTTAAAACTCAAATCACACCATGTCTAAGCCCTTCTCATATAACTAATCCGCATAGAAACATCAATTACATTCTCTGGAAGTAAGAGACATTACGGAGAGAAACATCAATTCCATTATAATAAGAACTGCATTGTATCGTACCAATCAAACTAGCTATAAGTTTCTGAGGAAAAGGAAAAAGAGAAAAACCCGATGAGTAAACTGGCTCCACCAACGACAACATGTGTTGCGGGATTATAGCTGCTTGATCCAACAAGCTTTTTGAATTCATTATGCTGCatgctataattttttttcatctgCAATAAATAAATAGACTTATAAACCACATATATGAGACCCAAACAGATAAACAGCATTTTCCATCAGGAAGTGcctaaaaattacataaatatagAGTCCTAACATCCATTCCAATAGTAATAATCATAACACCACAACTTAAAGGATATCAAACAATGTAAGGTCTATCCGAACTTGAAAGTCTTTATTTACGTAGCTTATTTTTACAGGATAATATATTTCTGATATTATGTTTaggtatatatttatacatatcttTATAGTGAGTCGGGTATTATTTCATGACTCGAGAATCCTTGGCTAATATGTTCAATTGTTTATACACTTTTAAATGGAGACGGAAAAACAGAAGTTACTATGGTAATCAACGTATGCACTTATCTATGTCAGGTGCAATGCAACATCTACTTACTGCATTTTCAATTGAATCGAGCCTCTTTTCAACTTTTGATTGGTGAAGGTGGCGCAATGTATAACCTGTCATCCACCATATCTTCAAGTCAATGTGTACGTCCAAATCACAGATTCATGTTTGCAACAGACTACTAGAACTAACCATTTTATGCATTGGCATATAAACAAGGAGCTATAGAAAAACATAAGTAATCAAAAACAGGGCAAAATAAGCAACGACCCTTCTGTTGGTTAATTAGATGTAAGCATCTATAGAGGGCTATTCAAGTATGAATTGGTTTCAGGCTTGTTCTGCTTCTTAAACTAATTAATGTACTTGGTTCATTTTGCTATCAAAAGAAAGGTATATAAGAGATGCAGTGTTCATAATCAGTCTCAGATTCCATATtgtcatttttaatatatgtctATAGACCCTGACAGATTTATGTTTATGACCAAAAAAATGCAACTAGCACGAAACATTTAATTTTGCACTGGAATATCACCAACGAGTTGTACAAACCTAATCAGACCAACTTGCACGACCAATGTGAAGTGCCAACAATCCATATCCTTTCAGATTCACAAATGACAAATTCCTCTTAAAGATGTTGTTTAGATAAAAGAGACCAGTTTTAATGTAATTACAAAAgaattcataattttaaacaGAGATAGCTCTAAACCTCTGGGAAGGTCAGGAAAGGTCCGCACGCATTTATCTTATCCTCCCTAGACATTACTTCTAAGAGCATCCCCACCCATCAATCAGTTAATTCGTGAATTAACTTGATGGATTTGTTACTATACAATAGTAATAATTAActattttacaatttttgatGCGTCAACTACAAATCAAGATGGTTTCAAGATAATTAATCCATCCATCGAATCAACGAATTGATGGACTTTTATCAATGCA
Coding sequences:
- the LOC108221099 gene encoding GDSL esterase/lipase At2g04570 — encoded protein: MHNPILMFLLLAQMFFMLVPSSAGGKVPAIIVFGDSSVDAGNNNQISTILKSNFEPYGRDFAGGRPTGRFCNGRIPPDFISEAFGLKPFVPAYLDPAYSMADFVDGVNFASAGTGYDTATSDVLSVIPFFKELEYYKQYQSKLRAFVGDAKATYITSEALYLISLGTNDFLENYYILPTRRNQFSVDMYEDYLSGLAGKFVRDLYALGARKISLGGLPPMGCLPLERTTNFLQGNGGTCNEEYNRVALNFNGKLGALVNNLNQELPGIRVVFSNPYFTLQKIVQNPSSYGFEVAGVACCSSGLFEMGYLCNRLNPLTCGDADKYVFWDSFHPSQKTNQIVSNYVVRNVLNQFL
- the LOC108223475 gene encoding uncharacterized protein LOC108223475 isoform X1, whose translation is MNRFGRLGVPNIKRFTVHQIKKRALNSWTAVQDTYYSIKDTFERHKVVFTISTSVASVATAWLGYTLRHLHQSKVEKRLDSIENAMKKNYSMQHNEFKKLVGSSSYNPATHVVVGGASLLIGYGLGWRGGRWYANRKFRKEQMKLQGQIKPRRWPLRLLRRPLTRSKSIESAVKTTEESASKTTQALPKNAPITQPSPVIT
- the LOC108223475 gene encoding uncharacterized protein LOC108223475 isoform X2, whose product is MNRFGRLGVPNIKRFTVHQIKKRALNSWTAVQDTYYSIKDTFERHKVVFTISTSVASVATAWLGYTLRHLHQSKVEKRLDSIENAMKKNYSMQHNEFKKLVGSSSYNPATHVVVGGASLLIGIAIYGPKKRYCTGQKLQGLNL